From one Thalassoroseus pseudoceratinae genomic stretch:
- a CDS encoding ABC transporter ATP-binding protein gives MTIRLDNLTIQAGSFCLENISFEVPAGHYGILMGQTGSGKTTLLEAICGLKSVQSGRIVFGDRDVTNLPPAERGIGFVPQEAALFPTLNVAQHLAFSLSIRRWSRSAIRSRVEELASHLGIKHLLNRMPHGLSGGERQRIALGRALAFRPDVVCFDEPLSAVDETTRENLCDLLRSITRETGVTTLHITHSQTEADRLGDVVFELRDGTIVDQAKRDSTTTR, from the coding sequence ATGACGATTCGTCTCGACAACCTGACCATTCAAGCGGGTTCGTTCTGCCTAGAGAACATCTCGTTCGAAGTTCCCGCCGGTCACTATGGCATTCTGATGGGACAGACCGGTAGCGGCAAAACGACGCTGTTAGAGGCGATCTGCGGACTCAAATCGGTGCAGTCCGGACGCATTGTGTTCGGCGATCGCGATGTGACGAATCTTCCACCGGCGGAGCGTGGTATTGGGTTTGTCCCGCAAGAGGCCGCGTTGTTTCCCACGCTGAATGTTGCCCAACACTTGGCGTTTTCATTGTCAATTCGTCGATGGTCGCGGTCGGCGATTCGCTCGCGTGTCGAGGAACTGGCGAGTCACCTGGGCATCAAGCACCTTTTGAACCGCATGCCTCATGGGCTGAGTGGCGGCGAACGCCAACGCATCGCGCTAGGTCGTGCGTTGGCATTTCGGCCGGACGTGGTTTGTTTTGACGAGCCGCTCAGTGCGGTCGATGAAACGACCCGCGAGAACCTGTGCGACTTGCTGCGATCAATCACGCGTGAAACCGGCGTAACGACCCTGCACATCACCCACAGCCAGACCGAAGCCGATCGGCTGGGGGATGTCGTGTTTGAACTTCGAGATGGAACAATCGTCGATCAGGCCAAGCGGGACTCGACCACTACCCGCTGA
- a CDS encoding SIS domain-containing protein encodes MNPQDDAQTKFGLVQDMLATPEIIRNFDLNAMQETSEQIASVGKLWLTGEGSSRLFPAKGAITAALKRGTKLNLQTEAGLQSQEYPLDDWAVFALSNSGRTAEVIGLFDDLKKHNHNHLYSLTALADSKLESLARTGYVLSCGEEHAVAATKSVLEQALFLNALLEHVDGADTLASQQESLADAVQSALTLSLDAETVDRIANARTIYWAGRSDGVTEELTLKTNEITRKSADFLEGTYAVHGIEEVMDAEDVVIWIDPPEIAEEKFEKVLVDGVGLSVIAIADRPTRFPTITIPATPAYAEFVQMAAGWNVLVEVGVKLGVDIDKPTRARKVGNEFSG; translated from the coding sequence ATGAATCCGCAGGACGACGCCCAAACAAAATTTGGTTTGGTGCAAGATATGTTAGCCACGCCGGAGATCATCCGGAATTTCGATCTCAACGCCATGCAGGAGACGAGCGAGCAAATCGCGAGTGTGGGCAAACTCTGGCTGACCGGTGAAGGGTCCAGTCGGTTGTTCCCGGCGAAAGGAGCGATCACGGCGGCGTTGAAACGTGGAACGAAATTGAATCTGCAAACCGAAGCCGGGCTGCAATCACAAGAGTATCCGCTCGACGATTGGGCGGTCTTCGCGTTGTCCAACTCCGGCCGGACAGCGGAAGTCATCGGGCTATTCGATGATCTGAAGAAGCACAACCACAACCATCTCTACAGCTTGACCGCACTTGCCGATTCCAAATTGGAATCACTCGCACGCACGGGGTACGTTCTCAGCTGCGGCGAGGAACACGCCGTCGCCGCGACGAAAAGCGTGCTTGAACAGGCGTTGTTCTTGAATGCCTTGCTGGAGCACGTGGACGGAGCTGACACGTTGGCTTCTCAGCAGGAATCACTCGCGGATGCGGTTCAGTCGGCGCTCACGTTGTCGTTGGACGCGGAAACGGTGGACCGCATCGCCAATGCCCGCACGATTTACTGGGCCGGGCGGAGCGACGGCGTGACGGAAGAACTCACGCTGAAAACCAACGAAATCACCCGCAAATCCGCTGACTTTCTCGAAGGCACTTACGCGGTCCACGGTATCGAAGAAGTGATGGACGCCGAAGATGTCGTCATCTGGATCGATCCGCCGGAGATCGCCGAGGAGAAGTTCGAGAAAGTCCTCGTCGATGGTGTCGGTTTGAGCGTGATCGCCATTGCGGACCGGCCGACCCGCTTCCCGACAATCACGATTCCCGCCACTCCCGCATACGCCGAATTCGTGCAGATGGCGGCCGGTTGGAACGTGCTGGTCGAAGTCGGGGTGAAACTCGGCGTCGACATCGACAAACCGACCCGTGCCCGCAAAGTCGGCAACGAATTCAGCGGGTAG
- a CDS encoding type III secretion system chaperone: protein MQVSSRGWLLVGVFGVFAFAVIIFSEPNVTAQTAATESARQWTHDSLGKALSDLGLKPTVDRQRYDFSFKAMYQDQEWELTMSAVLSQNGKSLWIISWLDELPKSSNDVPKTALLRLLANNDRLGKGKFFAYIPGNRRFVLQRVMDNQSMTTAKLRDALSDLGGSVVETYPYWAVSNWKQAQETAADQPPREIRDASRETQFSPISRN from the coding sequence ATGCAAGTTTCCTCTCGTGGGTGGTTACTCGTCGGGGTGTTCGGCGTGTTCGCCTTCGCGGTGATCATTTTCAGCGAACCCAACGTCACCGCTCAAACGGCCGCTACGGAGTCTGCGCGTCAGTGGACGCACGATTCGCTCGGGAAAGCCCTGTCCGATTTGGGTTTGAAACCGACTGTCGATCGCCAACGCTATGACTTTTCGTTCAAGGCGATGTATCAGGACCAAGAATGGGAATTGACGATGTCCGCTGTTCTCAGTCAGAACGGCAAATCGTTGTGGATCATCTCCTGGTTGGATGAGTTGCCCAAAAGTTCCAACGACGTTCCCAAAACCGCGTTGCTGCGGTTGTTGGCCAACAACGATCGTCTCGGCAAGGGCAAGTTCTTCGCCTATATTCCCGGCAACCGACGGTTCGTGTTGCAACGGGTGATGGACAATCAAAGCATGACGACCGCGAAACTTCGCGATGCTCTCAGCGATCTGGGCGGCAGCGTCGTCGAAACGTATCCGTACTGGGCCGTCTCGAATTGGAAGCAAGCCCAGGAAACCGCCGCCGATCAACCGCCACGCGAAATTCGTGACGCCTCCCGCGAAACGCAATTCTCGCCCATCAGCCGCAATTAG
- a CDS encoding phosphoesterase — MSVEQILVVPTILFHEIGYFQGFLPATTPVAEQLRQTLFDPAHTSFRPRPEMEQDPSFKQLIPYCIFRHDGKIFSYTRGTAQGESRLHAKRSIGIGGHISSDDDLTDATPYEVGMQREIDEEVYLETGYRHEFLGLINDDDSEVGRVHLGVVHVFDLDEPKVRPREESIQETGFADPDGLVSDRAAFETWSQFCLDYLISLNGF, encoded by the coding sequence ATGTCCGTTGAACAGATTCTCGTTGTGCCGACAATATTATTTCACGAGATTGGCTACTTTCAGGGGTTCTTGCCCGCGACAACGCCAGTGGCGGAGCAGTTGCGGCAGACGCTGTTCGATCCCGCACACACCAGTTTTCGGCCCCGACCGGAAATGGAACAGGATCCGAGTTTCAAACAGCTCATCCCGTATTGCATCTTCCGTCACGATGGCAAGATCTTCTCTTACACCCGCGGCACGGCCCAGGGCGAATCGCGGTTACACGCCAAGCGGTCGATCGGCATTGGTGGGCACATTTCCAGTGATGATGACCTCACCGACGCCACCCCCTACGAAGTCGGCATGCAACGCGAAATCGACGAAGAAGTTTACCTTGAAACAGGTTACCGACACGAGTTTCTCGGGCTGATCAACGACGACGACAGCGAAGTCGGACGGGTCCATTTGGGTGTTGTTCATGTGTTTGATCTGGATGAACCCAAAGTTCGACCCCGGGAAGAGTCGATACAAGAAACAGGTTTTGCCGATCCTGACGGCCTGGTTTCCGATCGGGCCGCCTTTGAAACGTGGTCGCAATTTTGTCTGGATTACCTAATCTCTCTGAACGGATTTTAA
- the trpC gene encoding indole-3-glycerol phosphate synthase TrpC encodes MNVLEKIVERKREEIATAKSKLSLTELQAALADAPPVRDFVAALRQPGQVSLIAEVKKASPSAGLIRADFDPVAIANTYADHGAACISVLTDESFFQGHLDFLRDIRRAVSVPVLRKDFLLDPYQVFEARAAGADAVLLIAECLDDAALAELYGTTRELGMSALIELYEPENLSRVLKLNPDLVGVNNRDLKTFVTDLGHCLKLREQVPAETVFVGESGIRARADVERLQAAGVNAMLVGETLMRPDDIGAEVDKLLGRT; translated from the coding sequence ATGAATGTGCTGGAAAAGATTGTCGAGCGAAAACGTGAAGAAATTGCTACCGCCAAATCGAAACTGTCGTTGACGGAATTGCAGGCGGCCCTCGCGGACGCACCACCCGTGCGGGATTTCGTCGCCGCTTTGCGTCAGCCGGGGCAAGTCTCGTTGATCGCGGAAGTCAAAAAGGCTTCACCGTCTGCCGGACTGATTCGAGCCGACTTCGACCCCGTCGCAATTGCGAACACTTACGCTGATCATGGAGCCGCCTGTATCAGCGTGCTGACTGATGAATCCTTTTTCCAAGGCCACCTGGATTTTCTCCGCGATATTCGCCGGGCCGTCTCCGTACCGGTGTTACGGAAGGATTTTTTGCTCGATCCGTACCAAGTCTTCGAAGCCCGCGCAGCTGGGGCGGATGCGGTGTTGTTGATCGCCGAGTGTCTGGATGACGCCGCGCTCGCCGAACTCTACGGAACCACCCGTGAACTCGGCATGTCCGCATTGATCGAACTCTACGAACCGGAGAACTTGAGTCGTGTGTTGAAGCTCAATCCCGATCTGGTCGGCGTGAACAATCGGGATTTGAAAACCTTCGTGACTGATCTGGGTCACTGTTTGAAGCTCCGCGAGCAAGTGCCCGCCGAGACGGTCTTCGTCGGCGAAAGCGGCATCCGCGCACGGGCCGACGTGGAGAGACTCCAAGCCGCCGGCGTCAACGCAATGCTCGTCGGCGAAACCCTGATGCGACCGGACGACATCGGTGCGGAAGTCGACAAACTATTGGGCCGAACTTGA
- a CDS encoding CPBP family intramembrane glutamic endopeptidase, translating to MPESNPIPWPLMIGMGVMMLASLSILLAWQSGRWRDAASAIRPTDPTPANGWAVAIVLFFAAQSLLVQLPIVERTPQTAITIHRVQQLVYFSLAQWVALLVTLRWTGGSERWAAWGIHRRELGRQFFAGGLGAVASLLPVYAALMLTAPFRNAENQHVLLQLMETNSDGTTILWIALAVMVTAPMVEELMYRVILQSSLECWWNRRVAWIGTAVLFSAVHGLPDAIPLLPLALILGFVFQQTRSYLAVVVLHALFNGWNLFWALMKAS from the coding sequence ATGCCCGAATCGAATCCAATTCCTTGGCCACTGATGATCGGTATGGGCGTGATGATGCTGGCGAGCTTGTCGATTCTGCTCGCTTGGCAATCTGGCCGCTGGAGAGATGCAGCATCCGCGATCCGTCCGACCGATCCCACGCCAGCCAACGGTTGGGCGGTGGCGATCGTCTTGTTCTTTGCGGCTCAATCGTTGTTGGTTCAATTACCGATCGTCGAACGAACGCCCCAAACAGCGATCACCATTCACCGGGTTCAACAGCTGGTGTACTTCTCACTCGCGCAGTGGGTGGCGTTATTGGTCACGCTGCGATGGACCGGCGGTTCCGAACGTTGGGCGGCATGGGGAATTCATCGGCGAGAACTCGGGCGTCAATTTTTCGCCGGTGGCTTGGGGGCGGTTGCCAGCTTGTTGCCGGTCTACGCCGCGTTGATGCTGACCGCACCGTTCCGAAACGCCGAGAATCAACACGTCTTGTTGCAACTGATGGAAACCAACTCCGACGGCACCACCATCCTGTGGATTGCATTGGCGGTAATGGTGACGGCTCCGATGGTCGAGGAACTGATGTACCGCGTGATTTTGCAATCGTCACTCGAATGTTGGTGGAATCGACGAGTCGCGTGGATCGGAACGGCCGTGCTCTTCAGTGCCGTTCATGGCTTGCCAGACGCCATCCCACTTCTGCCGTTGGCCCTGATTCTAGGCTTCGTCTTCCAACAGACGCGAAGTTACTTGGCTGTCGTGGTTCTTCACGCCCTATTCAACGGCTGGAACCTATTCTGGGCACTGATGAAAGCGTCGTAA
- a CDS encoding protein kinase domain-containing protein has product MTTNLVTSTEQFIELVRASRLVEAGRIERSEAALRKAATAKEAAIALVNHGWLTRYQAERLLSGRARGFFIDNYAVQDLLGFGGMGRIYIAKDTTTGEQVALKVLTERHEVDPGMLTRMQMEAEAGMRLDHPNVIRTLKTGDTGAVFYMVMEFVQGISLYEVLATGGPLPWSQASDVIAQVAQGLHHAHQRDLVHRDVKPANILVTEDGRAKILDFGLALLTDEEDAEFSLQMIFGHDCLGTADYIAPEQSRNSSEVDARADVYGLGCTLYFAMSGKPPFPVEGVRAKLEAQRNETPKPIQELAPETPPALAGVLGRMMAKDPADRFQSADEAAVALQRFAKREPIAIPFQKVLAARSKAVRRKVAAHRAQQGGSTTGSSVTGGPRTSDSVMGSSVISSRQPGSTKQMHEEFDTSIQPRNPSKTPTDRPVETVASFAENEEPTDGITQTMRAAGQSLPMSVALYLIPEGEETGIGLVNSPTILGRDRNCDIVWDHSDISGKHCEFRFQNGFWTVTDLKSTNGIEIDGEEVHSRMLLAGERLTVAQIYHFDVSDTPSREKSNSPIGKWLGIAAAVAGLAGAIWWFGFSG; this is encoded by the coding sequence ATGACCACAAATTTGGTCACATCGACAGAACAATTTATTGAACTCGTTCGCGCAAGCCGGCTTGTTGAGGCTGGCCGAATAGAGCGTTCCGAAGCTGCGCTCCGGAAGGCTGCAACCGCGAAAGAGGCCGCCATTGCGTTGGTGAATCATGGTTGGCTGACCCGTTATCAAGCCGAACGGCTGCTTTCGGGACGGGCGCGAGGGTTCTTCATTGATAATTACGCCGTGCAGGATCTTCTTGGATTCGGTGGTATGGGGCGAATTTATATCGCCAAAGACACCACCACCGGCGAACAGGTCGCCCTCAAGGTGCTGACCGAACGGCACGAAGTCGATCCCGGTATGCTCACGCGAATGCAGATGGAAGCCGAAGCCGGGATGCGGCTCGACCATCCCAACGTGATTCGCACCCTGAAAACCGGTGATACCGGGGCTGTGTTCTACATGGTCATGGAGTTCGTTCAGGGGATCAGTCTGTATGAGGTTCTCGCGACGGGTGGCCCATTGCCGTGGTCACAGGCGAGTGATGTGATTGCCCAGGTCGCTCAGGGTTTGCATCACGCTCACCAACGGGATTTGGTCCATCGCGACGTGAAACCCGCGAATATCCTGGTGACCGAAGACGGACGGGCGAAAATTCTTGACTTCGGTTTGGCACTTTTGACGGATGAGGAAGACGCGGAGTTCTCGCTGCAAATGATCTTTGGGCACGATTGCCTGGGGACGGCAGATTACATCGCTCCCGAACAATCCCGAAACAGCAGCGAAGTCGATGCCCGTGCGGACGTGTATGGTTTGGGTTGTACGCTGTATTTTGCCATGTCGGGCAAACCGCCGTTTCCGGTGGAGGGCGTGCGGGCGAAGCTCGAAGCTCAACGGAACGAAACGCCGAAGCCCATCCAAGAACTTGCACCCGAGACCCCGCCCGCGCTCGCCGGGGTTTTGGGCCGCATGATGGCCAAGGATCCTGCGGATCGATTCCAGTCCGCTGACGAAGCCGCCGTGGCATTGCAACGCTTTGCCAAACGAGAGCCCATCGCGATTCCGTTCCAGAAAGTGTTGGCGGCTCGTTCAAAGGCGGTCCGTCGGAAAGTTGCGGCTCATCGGGCCCAGCAGGGGGGAAGCACAACCGGAAGTTCTGTCACCGGTGGTCCGAGAACGAGCGATTCCGTGATGGGAAGTTCGGTCATCAGCTCGCGTCAGCCAGGGTCGACGAAGCAGATGCACGAGGAGTTCGACACCTCCATTCAACCTCGAAATCCATCGAAAACGCCCACAGACCGACCTGTGGAAACCGTGGCAAGTTTCGCGGAAAACGAGGAACCTACCGACGGCATTACTCAGACAATGCGGGCGGCCGGCCAATCGCTGCCGATGTCGGTTGCGTTGTATCTCATCCCGGAGGGCGAAGAAACCGGGATCGGTTTGGTGAATTCACCCACGATTCTCGGGCGGGACCGCAATTGCGACATCGTTTGGGATCATTCGGACATCTCCGGAAAACACTGCGAGTTCCGATTTCAAAACGGTTTTTGGACCGTGACAGACCTCAAAAGCACTAACGGAATCGAAATTGACGGCGAAGAAGTCCACAGCCGCATGTTGCTCGCTGGTGAACGCCTGACGGTCGCGCAGATTTATCATTTCGATGTCAGCGACACCCCGTCGCGTGAGAAGTCCAACTCGCCGATCGGCAAATGGCTCGGCATTGCGGCAGCGGTTGCAGGCCTCGCCGGTGCGATTTGGTGGTTCGGCTTCTCCGGCTGA
- the pgsW gene encoding poly-gamma-glutamate system protein, with the protein MQKSYWTHPKSSRTVVILTFLLAIGGVAAAEFLRNEPTATLQTQKTAAANLALEMMETVKAERERLGVPIDPKVDPAESGIIGLPSSIVTSNNGHLPAKQTSVNPNFAAVLVEMLSQAGVKSGDVVAVGLSGSFPAMNISTCAALETMKCKPILVASAAGSQWGANLPDLMWVNMEKRLHDEGLMSFRSKAVSLGGLDDQAADMTEEGVAAVREAIDRSGVPFLETHGYTDSLKKRLRLYQKHAGEEPIMAYINIGGGTVSVGTSASKNLFRAGVNTHLPSEMLPKDSVMSFFLNHDTPVIHLSHIETLATRYGLPLQPQVTPDPAGEVIEAPRSYNVWIAAGSLLLIFTAMYGQVVFQWSRNRTASKFARANTEEVHQAA; encoded by the coding sequence ATGCAAAAGAGTTATTGGACCCACCCCAAGTCATCACGAACAGTCGTGATATTGACATTCCTACTAGCCATCGGCGGTGTCGCCGCGGCTGAGTTTCTTCGCAATGAGCCGACCGCGACTTTGCAGACGCAGAAAACGGCTGCTGCGAACTTAGCTTTGGAAATGATGGAAACAGTCAAAGCCGAACGCGAGCGTCTCGGCGTACCCATTGATCCGAAAGTTGACCCGGCAGAATCCGGGATTATTGGTCTGCCGTCGAGTATTGTGACGAGCAATAATGGTCACCTACCTGCAAAACAAACGTCGGTCAATCCGAACTTTGCCGCAGTGCTTGTTGAGATGCTTAGTCAAGCCGGTGTGAAGTCCGGCGATGTCGTAGCTGTTGGTTTGTCGGGCTCGTTCCCGGCGATGAATATCAGCACGTGTGCCGCTTTGGAAACGATGAAGTGCAAGCCGATTCTTGTCGCCAGTGCTGCGGGTTCTCAATGGGGAGCCAATCTTCCCGACTTGATGTGGGTCAATATGGAAAAACGACTCCACGATGAAGGGCTGATGTCGTTCCGCTCGAAAGCTGTCTCACTAGGCGGACTCGATGACCAAGCCGCCGACATGACCGAAGAAGGTGTGGCCGCCGTTCGAGAGGCAATTGATCGGAGCGGTGTTCCGTTCTTGGAAACTCATGGCTACACCGATAGCTTGAAAAAGCGTCTGCGGTTGTACCAAAAACACGCCGGTGAAGAGCCGATCATGGCGTACATTAATATCGGCGGTGGTACGGTCTCAGTGGGGACTTCCGCGTCGAAGAATCTGTTCCGTGCGGGGGTGAACACCCATTTGCCCTCAGAGATGTTGCCGAAAGATTCCGTGATGAGTTTCTTTCTCAATCACGATACACCAGTGATCCACCTTTCACACATCGAAACGCTCGCAACGCGGTACGGTTTACCACTTCAACCGCAAGTCACGCCGGATCCTGCGGGGGAAGTGATCGAGGCACCGCGAAGTTATAATGTGTGGATTGCCGCCGGAAGTTTGCTGCTCATCTTCACCGCGATGTATGGCCAGGTCGTTTTTCAGTGGAGCCGAAACCGAACGGCATCCAAGTTCGCACGAGCCAACACGGAGGAAGTCCACCAAGCCGCATGA
- the pgsC gene encoding poly-gamma-glutamate biosynthesis protein PgsC — MLDLLSLSIAIGLVVSLIFSETLGRGAGGLVVPGYVAFYLTRPTAIAITLVAALATYAFVYWLSQVLIIYGRRRTVLMILTGFALGMIFRASFEALLVTPDPALTVIGYIIPGLLAIWFDRQGIFDTLTTSLTAAAIVRLTLVVIAPTQLIENEVAIEERRARIEQMAAAEESLADETQTIQVERHN; from the coding sequence ATGCTTGATCTACTCAGCTTATCAATAGCCATTGGCTTGGTTGTGAGTTTGATATTTTCCGAGACACTAGGACGCGGAGCCGGTGGCCTTGTGGTGCCGGGTTATGTGGCGTTCTATTTGACTCGGCCGACTGCAATTGCCATCACGCTCGTTGCGGCTCTTGCGACATATGCGTTCGTGTATTGGCTTTCACAGGTGTTAATCATTTACGGGCGTCGTCGGACCGTCTTGATGATTCTGACAGGCTTTGCCTTAGGAATGATCTTTCGAGCTTCGTTCGAGGCGTTGTTAGTGACCCCTGATCCAGCGTTGACAGTGATCGGCTATATTATTCCCGGTCTACTAGCGATTTGGTTTGATCGCCAAGGCATCTTTGACACATTGACAACGAGTCTAACGGCAGCGGCAATCGTGCGGTTAACACTAGTCGTGATTGCACCGACTCAGTTGATTGAAAACGAAGTCGCAATCGAAGAACGGCGCGCGAGGATCGAGCAGATGGCTGCGGCAGAAGAGTCGCTAGCGGACGAGACGCAAACAATCCAAGTGGAACGACATAACTAG
- the pgsB gene encoding poly-gamma-glutamate synthase PgsB yields the protein MLGLWTISAMLGGLVAMGGWESWRHRRNLKSIPIRIHVNGTRGKSSVTRLIVAALQEAGIRTVGKTTGTLPRLLLPDGTEQAVERVSSANVIEQRGIVNAARQHGAEALVIECMALQPQLQWLCECKLVNGTHGVVTNARADHLDVMGPTEVDVAKALANMTPCGGKLFTAERKHLSVFAHATEDRGSQLVPTTRDDVEAITDEDMSPFPYAEHKENVALVLSLCDDLGIDRETALRGMWKVLRDPGAMTSHEVDFFGRRIVFSNAFAANDPASTETAWDTSIKNAGRTETKIALINCRSDRPDRSWQIGEACPNWQPADYYLLTGTGTHVFTRAAIKNGLDPQRILQVDDSDISKIFETIVEVGGESAVVVGMGNIGKHGLEIVQFFKNRSVLPSQRRKRKKRVQPVNRIRRIETVASQPKPKTNGHNTGRARELAVASLSTESDHFLGEQDED from the coding sequence ATGTTGGGACTCTGGACGATTTCCGCCATGCTAGGTGGATTAGTAGCGATGGGCGGATGGGAGTCGTGGCGTCACCGCCGCAACTTGAAATCGATTCCAATCCGCATTCACGTCAATGGAACTCGAGGGAAATCAAGTGTGACGCGTCTTATCGTCGCGGCACTCCAAGAAGCTGGAATTCGGACGGTCGGTAAAACGACTGGAACACTGCCACGACTGCTATTACCCGATGGCACCGAACAGGCGGTTGAACGTGTTTCGTCAGCGAATGTTATTGAGCAACGCGGTATTGTGAATGCAGCTCGGCAACATGGTGCCGAAGCACTTGTGATCGAGTGTATGGCATTGCAACCACAACTTCAGTGGCTCTGTGAATGTAAGCTCGTGAACGGCACGCATGGTGTGGTTACGAATGCTCGGGCAGACCACCTTGATGTCATGGGACCAACCGAAGTTGATGTCGCAAAGGCGTTGGCAAATATGACGCCCTGCGGCGGCAAATTGTTCACAGCCGAACGCAAACATCTCAGTGTGTTCGCGCACGCCACGGAGGATCGTGGTAGTCAATTAGTCCCCACAACTCGCGATGATGTCGAAGCCATCACCGATGAGGATATGTCTCCCTTTCCCTATGCTGAACACAAAGAGAATGTCGCACTCGTATTGAGTTTGTGTGACGACTTAGGGATCGACCGTGAAACCGCATTGCGAGGGATGTGGAAAGTTCTCCGTGATCCCGGTGCGATGACATCGCACGAAGTTGATTTCTTTGGTCGACGAATTGTCTTCTCAAATGCGTTCGCTGCGAACGATCCCGCATCGACTGAGACCGCTTGGGATACATCTATCAAAAATGCCGGTCGAACAGAGACTAAGATCGCATTGATCAACTGTCGTTCAGACCGCCCGGATCGCTCGTGGCAAATCGGAGAGGCGTGCCCGAATTGGCAACCGGCCGACTACTACTTATTGACGGGAACCGGCACACACGTCTTCACACGTGCCGCCATCAAGAACGGGCTTGATCCGCAACGCATTCTACAAGTCGATGACAGTGACATCTCGAAGATTTTCGAAACCATTGTCGAAGTCGGCGGAGAATCAGCAGTTGTCGTCGGTATGGGAAATATCGGTAAACACGGTTTAGAGATTGTGCAGTTCTTCAAGAACCGCAGCGTGTTGCCATCGCAGCGTCGCAAGCGGAAGAAACGAGTTCAACCTGTCAATCGGATTCGCCGCATCGAGACAGTGGCATCGCAACCCAAGCCCAAGACGAACGGACACAACACTGGGCGAGCTCGTGAACTCGCAGTCGCTTCACTGTCAACCGAATCTGATCACTTTCTTGGTGAACAAGACGAAGACTAG
- a CDS encoding sigma-70 family RNA polymerase sigma factor, protein MFHQPDATAQIQALQPIPSCPAIDSSERGRSAGLRRLCVRPPLTRTVEHDLFCRMNFEKFQAARMEQSVKPRERDEHWHRNHAKHLQRATEIRNVIVESNLRLAVAMAQPFADAEDTLEELVADATLPLIRAVELFDVSRGLCFSTYASHTLRNHYRRVGKRQTRLARRQTQGEWHQFDAVPEDRVLPAEQEQRAQACRRLAREMLTTLPERDQSILKSRFGLNTPSPQTFSEVGESIGLSKERARVLTHRALERLRELRVEEPEPIE, encoded by the coding sequence ATGTTTCACCAACCAGACGCCACCGCACAAATTCAGGCGTTGCAACCGATCCCAAGTTGCCCAGCGATTGATTCTTCCGAGCGAGGTCGGTCGGCGGGACTGAGGCGGTTATGTGTTCGGCCACCACTCACCAGAACCGTGGAGCACGATCTGTTCTGCCGGATGAACTTCGAGAAGTTCCAAGCGGCTCGCATGGAGCAGTCGGTCAAACCGCGTGAACGCGACGAACATTGGCATCGCAATCATGCCAAACATCTCCAGCGAGCCACCGAGATTCGGAATGTAATCGTCGAATCCAATTTGCGATTGGCGGTTGCGATGGCTCAGCCGTTTGCGGATGCCGAAGACACTCTCGAAGAACTGGTCGCCGACGCCACATTGCCGTTAATCCGGGCTGTGGAGTTGTTCGACGTCTCCCGCGGTTTATGTTTCAGCACATATGCCAGTCATACACTGCGAAACCACTACCGACGAGTCGGGAAACGCCAAACGCGACTGGCTCGTCGACAAACTCAGGGAGAATGGCATCAGTTCGACGCCGTCCCCGAAGACCGCGTCTTGCCAGCGGAGCAAGAACAGCGAGCACAGGCATGTCGCCGATTGGCCCGCGAAATGTTGACGACGCTTCCCGAACGGGATCAGAGCATCTTGAAGTCGCGATTCGGCCTGAACACCCCGAGTCCACAAACATTTTCCGAAGTCGGTGAGAGTATTGGACTAAGTAAAGAGCGAGCCCGAGTCCTCACCCATCGTGCCTTGGAACGTCTTCGCGAACTCCGCGTGGAAGAACCAGAGCCGATCGAGTAG